In Paenibacillus durus, the DNA window ACATACGGATTATTCAAATCGACGGAGTATACGCCCAGGTACGAACGCGCAATCTTCCCTTTTAGAGACAGCTCTTCAGCGATCTTGATGACATGATTGGCCGGAATGGCAAACCCAAGGCCTTCCACGCCGGTATCGGATATCTTCATCGTATTAATGCCGATTACCCGGCCGTTCAGATCCACGAGCGCTCCGCCGCTGTTGCCTTCGTTAATGGCGGCATCGGTCTGAATAACCTCCTGCTCCCAATCATAGACGCCGTCCTGGTTAAGCGATACCGGGATGCTGCGGTTCGTGTAACTGACAATGCCCGAGGTCAGCGTGTCGCCAAGACCGAGCGGGTTGCCGATCGCAATGACCGTTTCCCCCAGTTGAAGCTTGGAGGAGTCCCCTAGCTGCGCAACGGTGTTAATCCCCCCGGCATCAATGGAGAGGACGGCAATATCGCTGACTTTATCCGCGCCGACAAGCTCCGCTTTGCGGGTCTCGCCGTCCACCGTAACAATCTCAAGCTTGCCCGCTCCGGAGATGACATGGTTATTCGTTATAATGAATGCCTTATTGCCGGTCTTCCTATAAATCACACCTGATCCGAGCGCCGACTCATCCAGGGTATCTTTGGTTTCCTCTTCTTTATGGTTGATTATGCTGACAACCGCCGGACGGACGGTAGCCGCCGCCTTGATAATCCGCTCATAAGGATCGCCGCTGCTTGGCGTAATATTCTGAATGAAGGCAGGCGCCGCACCACTTGGATGGGAAAGCTGGCCTGTGACGAGACTGAACAGCAGAACAGCGACCACTGCGCTGATCAGGGAGCAAATCGCGGACACTTGCATCGTTGACAAGCTCCGTCCTCTGAAGGGTTTCGACCAGCGGCGGGGCATTGGGCGTTTTGAGACTTTTCGTTCTCTCCGTCTGGATACTTTGGTTGAATAGAAATCATCATCAAACAGTCCCATTCTGTTATCCTCTCCCCTTTTAACTCTCGCGTATCTGTATGGGCCAGCCTTCCTGCAGTGCCCTCATTCTCATTTTAGACTGCACTCCGGGGCAAAATGTTTCACCTGTTATTGACCCTGAAGCGCTCATTCTCGTAAAAGCGGAATATTTTGCAGCCTATCAGACTATAATTCTAGAAAAGCGGACTGAAAAGTCGTATGCAAGCGGGCCTCTTATACTCTTCTATTGTACCATAGCGCTGATAGCGGCGCCGTCTTCATGAAAATAAAAAAACAACAAATAGTGGAAGGAGAAACGGCTATGGATTCTTTTACCTCAAGTATGGATTTGGCGCAGTTTATCGGCAAGCTAGGCGATCTGAAAGACGAACACTATCATATGACACTCGCTCTAACCGCAGCCGTCGAGCTGCTGATTGACAAAGGACTGATCACACGCCAGGAGCTTGAGCGGAAAATGTCTGATCTTGACGATCTTATGATTCGCTCACCGTATCCCATGGCGTAGGCCGGTCGTAGTAGGTGTCGCAGAGCCGGAACTCGCTGTCTTTGTAGAAGCAGCCTCTGTCTTCCATCGCTCCGCGAACGGACATTCTCGCAAGCTCGATCATATTATGATCCCGGCTCAAATGGGCCAGATAGGTCCGCTTGGTGCGCCCCGTCAAAATCTCGCTGAGCGCCGCACCCGCCGCATCATTGGACAGGTGGCCCATATCGCCGAGTATCCGCCGTTTCGTGTTCCACGGATACCGCCCCATCCGCAGCATTTCGATATCATGGTTCGCCTCAAGCACCAATACGTCGGCATCCGAGATGGCTGCTCTCACCTTGTCGCTGACATAGCCGAGGTCGGTCGCAACGCTGAGCTTCTCCTTGCCTTCATAGAAGTTGTAGCCGACCGGCTCGGCGGCATCGTGGGATATGGCGAATGATTCCACCCGCATATCTCCAAAATCTTTATATTGCCCCGTCTCCAGAACGTGCCGGTTATGCTCCTCGATGTTCCCGATGCCCTTCTCGATTGCGCCCCATGTATTGCTGTTGGCGTAGATCGGCAGATTGAACTTACGGGAGACCGCGCCGAGACCCTTGATATGATCGGAATGCTCATGCGTCACGAGGATCCCGTCAATCTCCTCTCCCTTTAGCTCCCGCATCGCCAGCAACTCCTCAATCCGCCGCGCGCTCAAACCCGCGTCGATCATCAGTGTCGTCCCGCCGCCCCGTATAATTGTGGCATTGCCGGTTGAGCCGCTGGACAGCACCGTAAATGAAATCCCCATATCTCCTGCTCCTCTTTTTTCGTAATCCGTTATTTCACTAAGGTGTCTTGGGACTGATAATATCGGCGCTGATGCCGTTGACGTAATAAGATTTTCCGTCCTCCAGCAGAAACCGCCACATCGGCGCCGCCACCTGGCTCTCGGAATTAAACAGCTCTCCGTAATAGCCCAGCTCAATTTCTTTTACTGCCGCGCCCTGCGGGAAGAACTTCTCGATCAGACTGCCCAGCGCCTTCGATGCCGGGAGCACCTTTTGCGCTTCACCTTTTCCGCCTTCCCCGATATCAATCTGCGGCCGGCGGTAGGCGACGATTCTCTGATTGTTGTAGACCAGCTCCAGCCTTACGCTGAACAGCGGCCATTTCCCGTCGACCAGAGGATGCAGCACGAATGTGCCGACCTCACTTTCCAAAGGATCGAATCGGTAACTCCCGATATCGGGAATCTGGCTCTCCAGCTCCCCGCTCAGCTCGGTGAAGGAAAAAATCAGCTTGCTGTCAACCGGCCGGGTGAGCTGAACCGTTCCATCCCCCTCACCGGCCGAATAGCGGTACGTAATATCGGGAAGCTCTGGCGTAGCCGCCGGAATGGGGCACAGAATGCGGATATCCTTCTGCTCCATGATTCGTTGGGTAGAGCTGGATAGCGAGGTAAAGTCAAGATTGGCGCTGACCTGCTCCCGCAGGTCCATCCACAGCTGGTAGCACAGCAGCAGATTCAGCAGCAGAAATGAATAGATCAGCACATTTTTTGCTCTACCCCAGTCCATGCCCTTCCTCCTTTTAACCATGTAGTATTACTTCAGCGTAAGCGAGCTTCCGTTACTAAAGTCGACCTTCCAGACGGGGGTCAGCTCAAGTTTATCTCCTTTGACCACCGGCAGATAGACAGGGTATAGGTCGCGAATCGCCGAAGATTGGCTGATCCCCGCGAGCTGCCTCCGCAGAGTATCCCCGCCGGGAAGCTCCACGATCTTTTTCGAACCTTTATCATCCTCGCTGTACATCAATGACCGTTCGTAGGTCGTGACCGTCCCCTGCTGCAGCCGCAGATCGATAAGCCCGTAATGCAGCTTCGGCTGATCCAGAACCGGGTACGCCCCGTATGGATAAGAGCCGTAGTACTGCTGGAAGGAAACAATCCGGTCCTGATTGCTTTCCTCCGCCGCTTCCAGCTTGTACGTCCCGTTCCACCCTCCATGCTGATTGACAAAATCAACCGCCTCCAGCACATCCCTGGCATTGGTGCTCTCGCCCGCTGGCAGCGCCGTTGGGTCGCTGTAGCTCATCCAGTTATGTTCCTGATCCACTTGAAGGCTGCGCTTGCTGTCCGTATAGATTTCAGAGCCGTCCTTTTCCCGGATATACCGGGTACTCCCGCTATCGAAGAATAGGCTGCTCTGGATTTGCTCTACCGTATACAGCTTGGAAGGCAGCTCGGCCGCCATGAGCGACAGATTGCTTTCCGGAACATAATAACTGCCGTTTGACGTTGCGTAAGGCGTCCAGGACTTACCGAAATCCACATGCTGCTGTACATCCTGCACGGTAAGATCGGCTTTGGCCGCTTCATACACGATGTCTCCCCTTGTGCTGAAAAAAACGGCATGCGCCTTCGAATCGTTCTTCCCGCTGTATATCCAGATCCGGTCGACGCTCTCCCCGGCGAACAAAGAATCCGGGGAGAGCTGCATCACCCGCTGCAGCAGCGCTACGGGAATGCCCGAACGGAACGACAGCTCGATCCCTGGATTCTCGCTGCGGATTTTGTCCCAGTTAAAGCTCTGAACGGAGCGGCGCTGGAAGCTCTCGAAGCTTCGCCCCTTCAGCCGGGTGAGAATAAGATTGTAGAAAGTCGAACTTGGGTAAAACAGCGTGTGCTTGTCGTTTCCCAGATGAATGATCATTTTATCAGGAAATAGCAAATTCTCAACTTTTTCCTCAGGGCCCATATTGTCTGTCTTCACATATAAATTCTCCGAGAAGACCGCTGAATCGCTCCCCGGCAGACGATAGATCAAATAATAACTCTCCACCAGGCTGCCCAGGACGAGCAGCGCCAGAACCCAGGACTTGATCCGTTCCTTCACGCTC includes these proteins:
- a CDS encoding S1C family serine protease, producing the protein MGLFDDDFYSTKVSRRRERKVSKRPMPRRWSKPFRGRSLSTMQVSAICSLISAVVAVLLFSLVTGQLSHPSGAAPAFIQNITPSSGDPYERIIKAAATVRPAVVSIINHKEEETKDTLDESALGSGVIYRKTGNKAFIITNNHVISGAGKLEIVTVDGETRKAELVGADKVSDIAVLSIDAGGINTVAQLGDSSKLQLGETVIAIGNPLGLGDTLTSGIVSYTNRSIPVSLNQDGVYDWEQEVIQTDAAINEGNSGGALVDLNGRVIGINTMKISDTGVEGLGFAIPANHVIKIAEELSLKGKIARSYLGVYSVDLNNPYVPLAEDQRKALKLPSSVKEGVVVLDAVGPAKEAGLKLNDVITKFNGQTIDSTLSLRKYLYNETKIGDPLTITFYRHGVEQEVTVTLKEKPGE
- a CDS encoding MBL fold metallo-hydrolase; translation: MGISFTVLSSGSTGNATIIRGGGTTLMIDAGLSARRIEELLAMRELKGEEIDGILVTHEHSDHIKGLGAVSRKFNLPIYANSNTWGAIEKGIGNIEEHNRHVLETGQYKDFGDMRVESFAISHDAAEPVGYNFYEGKEKLSVATDLGYVSDKVRAAISDADVLVLEANHDIEMLRMGRYPWNTKRRILGDMGHLSNDAAGAALSEILTGRTKRTYLAHLSRDHNMIELARMSVRGAMEDRGCFYKDSEFRLCDTYYDRPTPWDTVSES
- the yycI gene encoding two-component system regulatory protein YycI — encoded protein: MDWGRAKNVLIYSFLLLNLLLCYQLWMDLREQVSANLDFTSLSSSTQRIMEQKDIRILCPIPAATPELPDITYRYSAGEGDGTVQLTRPVDSKLIFSFTELSGELESQIPDIGSYRFDPLESEVGTFVLHPLVDGKWPLFSVRLELVYNNQRIVAYRRPQIDIGEGGKGEAQKVLPASKALGSLIEKFFPQGAAVKEIELGYYGELFNSESQVAAPMWRFLLEDGKSYYVNGISADIISPKTP
- a CDS encoding YycH family regulatory protein, encoding MKERIKSWVLALLVLGSLVESYYLIYRLPGSDSAVFSENLYVKTDNMGPEEKVENLLFPDKMIIHLGNDKHTLFYPSSTFYNLILTRLKGRSFESFQRRSVQSFNWDKIRSENPGIELSFRSGIPVALLQRVMQLSPDSLFAGESVDRIWIYSGKNDSKAHAVFFSTRGDIVYEAAKADLTVQDVQQHVDFGKSWTPYATSNGSYYVPESNLSLMAAELPSKLYTVEQIQSSLFFDSGSTRYIREKDGSEIYTDSKRSLQVDQEHNWMSYSDPTALPAGESTNARDVLEAVDFVNQHGGWNGTYKLEAAEESNQDRIVSFQQYYGSYPYGAYPVLDQPKLHYGLIDLRLQQGTVTTYERSLMYSEDDKGSKKIVELPGGDTLRRQLAGISQSSAIRDLYPVYLPVVKGDKLELTPVWKVDFSNGSSLTLK